From Amphiprion ocellaris isolate individual 3 ecotype Okinawa chromosome 2, ASM2253959v1, whole genome shotgun sequence, a single genomic window includes:
- the LOC111585840 gene encoding afadin- and alpha-actinin-binding protein-like isoform X3: MPESSTVKDVLSSSVECRTSPLRRFSLSALHRNSLGVFCSEDNVQECLSHISQEVSSFGLRPAWTEPGSGSELNIVAALNCMYDLIQLHRRGLRTLENMEVEQLKSNSNVDFLQLSTTRLKEQLEISKRENTGLLERERQLQLKVKSLQNCLKNEKEEVQKLQNVIASRASQYNHEMKRKEREFNKLKERLNQLLVDKKEKKQAIDVLNNIGRADGKRSLWKTEKMEAKHEGEMYKTLLSDYDTRQRELQLENAELRKVLQQMKKDMVSILSSRKPAAKGDKHEHGGTQAASEEEDDEAFDSSKESVELYCVHAREKLTNSIRLQWRRLKSHVERLDSQVSSAQTGESKSTDAVPRETHEEEMDRLKLEIQQCKDFIQAQQQLLQQQLSSPCDEETASLLSDCYMLQEKERLGDEWKTLEEQRKIFERERRNFTEAAIRLSHERKAFEEDRATWLKHQFLNLSPFSDSKKPSLSKSKSAFLISETDSSAAVAPEKFIKHRSESPRCVPLTSPSTADLYRTLCLIPEDSSTKPKRKTEHVEESSVFCGNAPVRHKRWDGIQDRTLSQEKNSSI, from the exons ATGCCAGAGTCCTCCACGG TGAAGGACGTTCTCAGCAGCTCTGTTGAATGTCGAACATCCCCCTTGAGGCGGTTCAGCCTGTCGGCGCTGCACAGAAACTCTCTCGGTGTTTTCTGCTCAGAGGACAATGTCCAAGAATGTCTGTCACACATCAGTCAG GAGGTGTCGTCTTTCGGTCTTCGACCGGCTTGGACGGAGCCTGGCAGCGGCTCCGAGCTGAACATCGTGGCTGCGCTGAACTGCATGTATGACCTGATTCAGCTGCACCGCCGGGGCCTCCGAACGCTGGAGAACATGGAAGTGGAGCAGCTGAAGTCGAACAGCAACGTGGACTTCCTGCAGCTCAGCACCACACGGCTGAAG GAGCAGCTTGAAATCTCTAAAAGAGAAAACACGGGACTCCTTGAGAGAGAACGACAGCTACAGCTGAAAGTGAAGAGTTTGCAGAACtgcctgaaaaatgaaaaagaagag GTGCAGAAACTTCAGAATGTAATTGCGAGTCGAGCCAGTCAGTACAATCATGAGATGAAAAGGAAAGAACGAGAGTTTAACAAACTAAAGGAGCGATTAAATCAACTTCTGGTTGataaaaaggagaagaaacaaG cCATTGACGTATTGAACAACATTGGGAGAGCTGATGGGAAGAGAAGCCTTTGGAAAACTGAAAAGATGGAAGCAAA GCATGAGGGGGAAATGTACAAGACTCTGCTGAGCGACTACGACACCCGACAGAGGGAGCTCCAGCTGGAAAACGCAGAGTTGAGGAAAGTGCTGCAGCAGATGAAGAAAGACATGGTATCCATTCTGAGCTCCAGGAAACCGGCAGCGAAAGGCGACAAACACGAACACGGCGGCACGCAG GCTGCttcagaggaggaagatgatgagGCATTTGATTCTAGTAAGGAGAGCGTGGAGCTGTACTGCGTTCATGCTCGGGAGAAGCTGACCAACAGTATTCGTCTGCAGTGGAGGAGGCTGAAGAGTCACGTTGAAAGACTGGACAGCCAAG TTTCTtcagctcagacaggtgagagtaAAAGCACTGATGCTGTTCCACGAGAGACTCACGAGGAGGAGATGGACCGACTGAAGCTGGAGATTCAGCAATGCAAAGACTTCATTCAAGCGcaacagcagctgctgcag cagcagctcagctctcCATGTGACGAGGAAACTGCATCCCTGCTGAGTGACTGCTACATGCTGCAGGAGAAGGAGCGACTCGGAGACGAGTGGAAGACCctggaggagcagaggaagaTCTtcgagagggagaggaggaactTCACAGAGGCAGCTATCAGACTGAGCCACGAG agGAAGGCCTTCGAGGAGGATCGCGCCACGTGGCTCAAACACCAGTTTTTGAACCTGAGTCCATTTTCAGACTCAAAGAAACCTTCGCTGTCAAAGTCTAAAAGTGCCTTTTTAATAT CTGAAACAGATTCGAGTGCTGCTGTGGCTCCGGAGAAGTTCATCAAACACCGATCAGAATCGCCCAGATGTGTCCCACTGACGTCGCCTTCCACTGCTGACCTGTACCGCACACTTTGCCTTATCCCAGAGGACAG CTCAACAAAACCAAAGAGAAAGACGGAACACGTTGAAGAGTCGAGCGTCTTTTGTGGAAATGCTCCAGTCCGGCACAAACGGTGGGACGGCATCCAAGACCGGACGCTCTCTCAGGAAAAGAACAGCTCCATATGA
- the LOC111585840 gene encoding afadin- and alpha-actinin-binding protein-like isoform X1 has product MPESSTVKDVLSSSVECRTSPLRRFSLSALHRNSLGVFCSEDNVQECLSHISQEVSSFGLRPAWTEPGSGSELNIVAALNCMYDLIQLHRRGLRTLENMEVEQLKSNSNVDFLQLSTTRLKEQLEISKRENTGLLERERQLQLKVKSLQNCLKNEKEEVQKLQNVIASRASQYNHEMKRKEREFNKLKERLNQLLVDKKEKKQAIDVLNNIGRADGKRSLWKTEKMEAKHEGEMYKTLLSDYDTRQRELQLENAELRKVLQQMKKDMVSILSSRKPAAKGDKHEHGGTQAASEEEDDEAFDSSKESVELYCVHAREKLTNSIRLQWRRLKSHVERLDSQVSSAQTGESKSTDAVPRETHEEEMDRLKLEIQQCKDFIQAQQQLLQQQLSSPCDEETASLLSDCYMLQEKERLGDEWKTLEEQRKIFERERRNFTEAAIRLSHERKAFEEDRATWLKHQFLNLSPFSDSKKPSLSKSKSAFLISAETDSSAAVAPEKFIKHRSESPRCVPLTSPSTADLYRTLCLIPEDSSTKPKRKTEHVEESSVFCGNAPVRHKRWDGIQDRTLSQEKNSSI; this is encoded by the exons ATGCCAGAGTCCTCCACGG TGAAGGACGTTCTCAGCAGCTCTGTTGAATGTCGAACATCCCCCTTGAGGCGGTTCAGCCTGTCGGCGCTGCACAGAAACTCTCTCGGTGTTTTCTGCTCAGAGGACAATGTCCAAGAATGTCTGTCACACATCAGTCAG GAGGTGTCGTCTTTCGGTCTTCGACCGGCTTGGACGGAGCCTGGCAGCGGCTCCGAGCTGAACATCGTGGCTGCGCTGAACTGCATGTATGACCTGATTCAGCTGCACCGCCGGGGCCTCCGAACGCTGGAGAACATGGAAGTGGAGCAGCTGAAGTCGAACAGCAACGTGGACTTCCTGCAGCTCAGCACCACACGGCTGAAG GAGCAGCTTGAAATCTCTAAAAGAGAAAACACGGGACTCCTTGAGAGAGAACGACAGCTACAGCTGAAAGTGAAGAGTTTGCAGAACtgcctgaaaaatgaaaaagaagag GTGCAGAAACTTCAGAATGTAATTGCGAGTCGAGCCAGTCAGTACAATCATGAGATGAAAAGGAAAGAACGAGAGTTTAACAAACTAAAGGAGCGATTAAATCAACTTCTGGTTGataaaaaggagaagaaacaaG cCATTGACGTATTGAACAACATTGGGAGAGCTGATGGGAAGAGAAGCCTTTGGAAAACTGAAAAGATGGAAGCAAA GCATGAGGGGGAAATGTACAAGACTCTGCTGAGCGACTACGACACCCGACAGAGGGAGCTCCAGCTGGAAAACGCAGAGTTGAGGAAAGTGCTGCAGCAGATGAAGAAAGACATGGTATCCATTCTGAGCTCCAGGAAACCGGCAGCGAAAGGCGACAAACACGAACACGGCGGCACGCAG GCTGCttcagaggaggaagatgatgagGCATTTGATTCTAGTAAGGAGAGCGTGGAGCTGTACTGCGTTCATGCTCGGGAGAAGCTGACCAACAGTATTCGTCTGCAGTGGAGGAGGCTGAAGAGTCACGTTGAAAGACTGGACAGCCAAG TTTCTtcagctcagacaggtgagagtaAAAGCACTGATGCTGTTCCACGAGAGACTCACGAGGAGGAGATGGACCGACTGAAGCTGGAGATTCAGCAATGCAAAGACTTCATTCAAGCGcaacagcagctgctgcag cagcagctcagctctcCATGTGACGAGGAAACTGCATCCCTGCTGAGTGACTGCTACATGCTGCAGGAGAAGGAGCGACTCGGAGACGAGTGGAAGACCctggaggagcagaggaagaTCTtcgagagggagaggaggaactTCACAGAGGCAGCTATCAGACTGAGCCACGAG agGAAGGCCTTCGAGGAGGATCGCGCCACGTGGCTCAAACACCAGTTTTTGAACCTGAGTCCATTTTCAGACTCAAAGAAACCTTCGCTGTCAAAGTCTAAAAGTGCCTTTTTAATAT CAGCTGAAACAGATTCGAGTGCTGCTGTGGCTCCGGAGAAGTTCATCAAACACCGATCAGAATCGCCCAGATGTGTCCCACTGACGTCGCCTTCCACTGCTGACCTGTACCGCACACTTTGCCTTATCCCAGAGGACAG CTCAACAAAACCAAAGAGAAAGACGGAACACGTTGAAGAGTCGAGCGTCTTTTGTGGAAATGCTCCAGTCCGGCACAAACGGTGGGACGGCATCCAAGACCGGACGCTCTCTCAGGAAAAGAACAGCTCCATATGA
- the LOC111585840 gene encoding afadin- and alpha-actinin-binding protein-like isoform X2: MPESSTVKDVLSSSVECRTSPLRRFSLSALHRNSLGVFCSEDNVQECLSHISQEVSSFGLRPAWTEPGSGSELNIVAALNCMYDLIQLHRRGLRTLENMEVEQLKSNSNVDFLQLSTTRLKEQLEISKRENTGLLERERQLQLKVKSLQNCLKNEKEEVQKLQNVIASRASQYNHEMKRKEREFNKLKERLNQLLVDKKEKKQAIDVLNNIGRADGKRSLWKTEKMEAKHEGEMYKTLLSDYDTRQRELQLENAELRKVLQQMKKDMVSILSSRKPAAKGDKHEHGGTQAASEEEDDEAFDSSKESVELYCVHAREKLTNSIRLQWRRLKSHVERLDSQVSSAQTGESKSTDAVPRETHEEEMDRLKLEIQQCKDFIQAQQQLLQQLSSPCDEETASLLSDCYMLQEKERLGDEWKTLEEQRKIFERERRNFTEAAIRLSHERKAFEEDRATWLKHQFLNLSPFSDSKKPSLSKSKSAFLISAETDSSAAVAPEKFIKHRSESPRCVPLTSPSTADLYRTLCLIPEDSSTKPKRKTEHVEESSVFCGNAPVRHKRWDGIQDRTLSQEKNSSI; this comes from the exons ATGCCAGAGTCCTCCACGG TGAAGGACGTTCTCAGCAGCTCTGTTGAATGTCGAACATCCCCCTTGAGGCGGTTCAGCCTGTCGGCGCTGCACAGAAACTCTCTCGGTGTTTTCTGCTCAGAGGACAATGTCCAAGAATGTCTGTCACACATCAGTCAG GAGGTGTCGTCTTTCGGTCTTCGACCGGCTTGGACGGAGCCTGGCAGCGGCTCCGAGCTGAACATCGTGGCTGCGCTGAACTGCATGTATGACCTGATTCAGCTGCACCGCCGGGGCCTCCGAACGCTGGAGAACATGGAAGTGGAGCAGCTGAAGTCGAACAGCAACGTGGACTTCCTGCAGCTCAGCACCACACGGCTGAAG GAGCAGCTTGAAATCTCTAAAAGAGAAAACACGGGACTCCTTGAGAGAGAACGACAGCTACAGCTGAAAGTGAAGAGTTTGCAGAACtgcctgaaaaatgaaaaagaagag GTGCAGAAACTTCAGAATGTAATTGCGAGTCGAGCCAGTCAGTACAATCATGAGATGAAAAGGAAAGAACGAGAGTTTAACAAACTAAAGGAGCGATTAAATCAACTTCTGGTTGataaaaaggagaagaaacaaG cCATTGACGTATTGAACAACATTGGGAGAGCTGATGGGAAGAGAAGCCTTTGGAAAACTGAAAAGATGGAAGCAAA GCATGAGGGGGAAATGTACAAGACTCTGCTGAGCGACTACGACACCCGACAGAGGGAGCTCCAGCTGGAAAACGCAGAGTTGAGGAAAGTGCTGCAGCAGATGAAGAAAGACATGGTATCCATTCTGAGCTCCAGGAAACCGGCAGCGAAAGGCGACAAACACGAACACGGCGGCACGCAG GCTGCttcagaggaggaagatgatgagGCATTTGATTCTAGTAAGGAGAGCGTGGAGCTGTACTGCGTTCATGCTCGGGAGAAGCTGACCAACAGTATTCGTCTGCAGTGGAGGAGGCTGAAGAGTCACGTTGAAAGACTGGACAGCCAAG TTTCTtcagctcagacaggtgagagtaAAAGCACTGATGCTGTTCCACGAGAGACTCACGAGGAGGAGATGGACCGACTGAAGCTGGAGATTCAGCAATGCAAAGACTTCATTCAAGCGcaacagcagctgctgcag cagctcagctctcCATGTGACGAGGAAACTGCATCCCTGCTGAGTGACTGCTACATGCTGCAGGAGAAGGAGCGACTCGGAGACGAGTGGAAGACCctggaggagcagaggaagaTCTtcgagagggagaggaggaactTCACAGAGGCAGCTATCAGACTGAGCCACGAG agGAAGGCCTTCGAGGAGGATCGCGCCACGTGGCTCAAACACCAGTTTTTGAACCTGAGTCCATTTTCAGACTCAAAGAAACCTTCGCTGTCAAAGTCTAAAAGTGCCTTTTTAATAT CAGCTGAAACAGATTCGAGTGCTGCTGTGGCTCCGGAGAAGTTCATCAAACACCGATCAGAATCGCCCAGATGTGTCCCACTGACGTCGCCTTCCACTGCTGACCTGTACCGCACACTTTGCCTTATCCCAGAGGACAG CTCAACAAAACCAAAGAGAAAGACGGAACACGTTGAAGAGTCGAGCGTCTTTTGTGGAAATGCTCCAGTCCGGCACAAACGGTGGGACGGCATCCAAGACCGGACGCTCTCTCAGGAAAAGAACAGCTCCATATGA